A single Loxodonta africana isolate mLoxAfr1 chromosome 12, mLoxAfr1.hap2, whole genome shotgun sequence DNA region contains:
- the TMEM225B gene encoding transmembrane protein 225B, whose amino-acid sequence MLTLGGRSMKGFIWAVAPALTSLGYLLILLVSIFPFWVRLINEEAHEEYFSGLFENCFHIKCWKPRPLSIYILLGRLFLLSAVVLSFLTTFIMVSFASQLFPKIRKHNFVSASISFLTGACAFLALLLHALEIRELRMKPSPPRFSVQWPYYVLGLGIFLFIVAGIICLFEEATCLSRHLLPISQNTEETQGIPRMEKLESFGGELSSVQKETLLKEETVI is encoded by the exons ATGCTGACTTTAGGTGGCAGGAGCATGAAAGGATTCATCTGGGCTGTAGCCCCTGCCCTGACCTCCCTGGGCTACCTGCTCATACTGCTGGTCTCCATCTTTCCCTTCTGGGTGCGGCTTATAAACGAGGAGGCCCATGAAGAGTATTTCAGCGGTCTGTTTGAGAACTGCTTCCATATCAAATGCTGGAAGCCTCGACCCTTATCCA TTTACATCCTGCTTGGCCGGCTCTTCCTGCTTTCTGCAGTCGTCTTGTCTTTCCTCACAACCTTCATCATGGTGTCCTTTGCATCTCAGCTCTTTCCAAAGATCCGGAAGCACAATTTTGTGTCAGCCTCCATCAGCTTCCTCACAG GGGCCTGTGCTTTCCTGGCCTTGTTGCTGCATGCCCTGGAAATCCGAGAGCTGCGGATGAAGCCCAGCCCCCCACGGTTCTCTGTGCAGTGGCCTTACTATGTCCTGGGCCTTGGCATCTTTCTGTTCATAGTGGCTG GTATAATTTGCCTCTTTGAAGAAGCAACCTGCCTTAGCCGCCATTTGTTGCCCATTTCCCAGAATACTGAGGAGACCCAAGGAATCCCACGCATGGAGAAACTGGAAAGTTTTGGAGGAGAACTGAGCTCAGTACAAAAGGAGACACTGCTGAAGGAAGAAACAGTTATCTAG
- the ZSCAN25 gene encoding zinc finger and SCAN domain-containing protein 25 codes for MLKERPGMAEEPQLQMSVPVVKLEKELPWGKGREDSSPETFRLRFRQFRYQEAAGPQEALRELQELCHQWLRPELHTKEQILELLVLEQFLTILPREFYAWIREHCPESSKALVAMMEDMTERTLEAKAVPCHVQGEQDETALCRGPWEPGVHLGPVEVKPEWGLPHGEGVAGLGQSTEEQLNQDPGDGTQTFQEQALPLLQAGPGLPSVNTRDQEMAAGFLTTGSQGLGPFKDMALAFPEEDWRHVTPAQIDCFGEYVEPEDCGVSSSGIGNKEKEAKTQQEDLKGPLAGLTSERFGEAVLQSPELGRTCDQEPSSSVGHTSGLPAPQHGVIPQPDDLKTHSAFWKPFQCPECGKGFSRSSNLVRHQRTHEEEKSYGCVECGKGFTLREYLMKHQRTHLGKRPYVCSECWKTFSQRHHLEVHQRSHTGEKPYKCTDCWKSFSRRQHLQVHRRTHTGEKPYTCECGKSFSRNANLAVHRRAHTGEKPYGCQVCGKRFSKGERLVRHQRIHTGEKPYHCSACGRSFNQRSILNRHQKTQHRQEASGAAKAPC; via the exons ATGCTTAAAGAGCGCCCAGGGATGGCGGAAGAGCCTCAGCTGCAAATGAGCGTTCCAGTGGTGAAGCTGGAGAAAGAGTTGCCATGGGGCAAGGGCAGGGAGGACTCGAGTCCTGAGACTTTCCGTCTGAGGTTTCGGCAGTTTCGCTACCAGGAGGCTGCTGGACCCCAAGAAGCACTCAGGGAGCTCCAGGAGCTCTGTCACCAGTGGCTGAGGCCCGAGCTGCACACGAAGGAGCAGATCCTGGAGCTGCTGGTGCTGGAACAGTTCTTGACTATCCTGCCCCGGGAGTTCTATGCCTGGATTCGGGAACACTGCCCTGAGAGCAGCAAGGCCTTGGTGGCCATGATGGAAGACATGACAGAGAGGACACTGGAGGCCAAGGCG GTTCCATGCCACGTACAGGGAGAACAGGATGAGACAGCACTCTGCAGAGGCCCTTGGGAACCAGGTGTCCACCTGGGGCCAGTGGAGGTCAAGCCTGAGTGGGGATTGCCCCATGGGGAAGGAGTTGCAGGCCTAGGTCAAAGCACTGAGGAGCAACTCAATCAGGACCCTGGAGATGGGACGCAGACCTTCCAGGAGCAGG CTCTACCTCTTCTTCAGGCTGGCCCTGGCCTCCCCTCAGTGAACACCAGAGACCAAGAGATGGCAGCTGggttcctcacaactggatcccAG GGGTTGGGGCCTTTTAAAGATATGGCTCTGGCCTTCCCTGAAGAGGACTGGAGGCATGTGACCCCGGCCCAGATAGACTGCTTTGGTGAATATGTAGAACCGGAGGACTGTGGGGTCTCATCTTCAG GCATTGGGAATAAGGAAAAGGAGGCCAAAACCCAGCAGGAAGACCTTAAAGGGCCACTTGCTGGATTGACGTCAGAGAGGTTTGGGGAAGCTGTTCTCCAGAGCCCTGAACTTGGAAGGACCTGTGACCAGGAgcccagtagctctgtgggacaCACTTCAGGACTCCCTGCTCCCCAGCATGGTGTCATACCCCAGCCTGATGACCTCAAGACTCACAGCGCCTTCTGGAAGCCTTTTCAGTGCCCCGAGTGTGGGAAAGGCTTCAGTCGGAGCTCAAATCTTGTCAGACACCAGCGAACCCATGAAGAGGAGAAGTCATATGGCTGTGTTGAGTGTGGGAAGGGCTTTACTCTGAGAGAGTACCTTATGAAGCACCAGAGAACCCACTTAGGAAAGAGACCTTATGTCTGTAGCGAGTGTTGGAAAACCTTCAGCCAGAGGCACCATCTTGAGGTCCACCAGAGAAGTCACACCGGAGAGAAACCCTACAAGTGCACCGACTGCTGGAAAAGCTTTAGTCGCAGACAGCATCTTCAGGTGCATCGGAGAACTCACACTGGGGAAAAGCCCTATACCTGTGAGTGTGGCAAGAGCTTCAGTAGGAATGCCAACCTGGCAGTGCACCGGCGAGCCCACACAGGGGAGAAGCCATATGGGTGCCAGGTGTGTGGGAAACGTTTCAGTAAAGGGGAGCGGCTGGTCAGACACCAGAGGATCCACACAGGAGAGAAGCCCTACCACTGTTCTGCCTGCGGGAGAAGCTTCAACCAGAGATCCATCCTCAACCGACACCAGAAAACGCAGCACCGCCAGGAAGCCTCGGGGGCAGCGAAGGCCCCCTGCTGA